The Belonocnema kinseyi isolate 2016_QV_RU_SX_M_011 chromosome 1, B_treatae_v1, whole genome shotgun sequence genomic interval ATTTGATTTGATTCAAgttttagaatataaattttaaattgtaaaatcgtTCATCATCACACAGATTAGATTATTGTTATTATCGAATAGTGGAATATACCAATTAAGTTTAATCCCCGTAAACATAAAAAGCagcctgaaaatttaaaatatatgaaataagtaaataagaAGAGGATTAATTAAGACTTTCTGCagtattattcttttgaaaaagaagttttcacAGCTGTGCAAATGTTATATTCCACGGTATTGCTTCAGACCATGACACATCACGTTCATATTTTTATCGCCACGCCGATGTCAGGAAATCTAAcaggaaaaaaatatcttctaattGTCGACTTagctaatatttttatatgactAAAGTACAGTTTTGTAACTTCATCATACATTACTgcgcaaaatttattttatgcttGTTTATTCGTTAATTGGTTCCCCTTATGTAAATGTTTTTCCCCCGCATGAATATGATCTATTTTCAACATAGGATgtcagtttgttaaaaatagaaaacttattTAGAATACATGTGtatgaattcatttttcttttttctgagttagaaaaattctaaaatggagATTTCGATTTCTCTGTTGTCACCATTTATTATTTGTGAGTATTCAATACATACATTCacaataattagaaaattatatcGATGactggaattttacaaatttatttttacttgtaGGGAACCTGGGATTAGTATGGGTTGAAACATTTATCGAGCCCATATCATCGGTAGtgagacaaaattataatttaacatatgATGAATTACATCAAAAATgcgttaaaaaaggattttataaatcgaatgaaatttacaatatcattttaaaaactaatgaaGTTCTTAATGAAGTTTCAAAGTATATAGTTAAAGAGGcaagaaaaaattcaacagaCACTGAAGTGAATTGGTCTGAACTGATTGATGAAATATGTCTTCAAGATCCCACTATAAGAGACAACTCAAAATCCGTTATTGATAAAGTTCAGGAATGTCTGGACGAGAAAGATCAACTAAGtgaagaaaagaaggaagaagttgaagaaaatctgccgaaaataatttgtgaaaatgtgaaagtattgtaagtaattttacattaaaataagaatttatttgaccatttataattaattaaattctgcaATGTTCGCTTTTTAAAACTTTGACGTTTAATTATACTAattatctcatttttttcaaCAGAGCACAATCTCAGTATACTGCAGAAGAGCCTGGAAAATCCCCGGAGAATAAAAGAAAGTAATAAAGCTTAAAGTTGTACGAAATATCTATTACATAAACAAATCCATTATTCTATGCGTTTGAAAATCATGTATTCAAAAGGTATTCAATAAATTTGCAgtaaagttaaaaagaaaaatgacaaaaaattcttgatagaaaaagtaatttattgttttaagggctttaatatgaattatttttgcttgaataCAAAATATGTACATGTGGGAAGCAAGTTTGGGgcgcttttttaacaaataaaaaaaaattaaaaaaaaaatggtggcagcagattatttacttttaaagttcTACCACCTGTATACACACAACTTCACAATCTAACTCgtgacaaaaaaatttgaatttcatcaatttattcaGTCTGaatcgtaaaattaaaattatttaaaactatcaaAGTCGATTGGGTTCAATTGCTCCAAATATAGTTAATTCTGATCCCTTCgattgtttttaataaagaaattaaaatgactGAAAAATGATAAGAATTGATTTAATTCAACTTGaggaaaactattaaatttaattaatttattgattttaatcgtttaattagaattatttaaaactatacaaATCTACTAGGTTCAATTGCGCgaaatatgattaatttaaattatttaattgttattaataacgcAATTACAATgattgaaaagtgataaaaattgatttaatatgattggtgaaaaatatattaaatttcattcataatataacattatttaaagCTATAGAAATAGATtggtttaaattacataaaatgtaATTGATTCTCATTCCgacaattattttctataatgtgagaaaattgattaaaaagtaatagaatttgattggatttatttatgaaaattctattgaatttcatttatttttattcattattaaaatataattaaactttattcaCAATTATTCATAGGAAGATGATTGAGATATGAATGATTATTGAGCTATctaatatttattgaaagtattcaaaaacaatagaattttatttattttcaataaattttaataatccatTATTAGCAGGATGTGTATATTCTTTTGTTATGGAACGTAATTATTATTCTActgttttataaattcaatgttctgctttgaactttttgtttattcACAAAACGTTGAGAAATCTGGAAGAATATTTAAATGCAACTCTCGATTGTAAAAGAtatatttcgttaatttgaacATTCCAATCTTTAGCTTTTAACacgttattttttcaaatcctgttgaaattttcgtaaaactTCACCCTtgcaaaatacatatattatagTATATTTATACTTACGCATGTCAGGGGTTATATTGCTAGCAATTGATAAAAATATGTCCATACATTGCAGAAACATTTACAATCCGTTCTGGCAAATACTGTatgctttattaattaaaaatcagctGATCCAGCAGTATAGGAAACTGAGAAAAAAAGTACTGTTCGTCATATCTCTCTGCTACCATCAGAAAATCTACACGCGCGCGTTTTTGAATAGCAGATGATCGGAAGTATATGAGTTTTCTCGttcgaatatattattatatagtaCCACTTCTCCTGTTCGAACTGATCacaaatttgaaagctttttgaattaaaaaaatcggcAGCATAGCGTCTTCCTTCATCCGGTAGCGTCCCGCGGTATCAcgacatttattttgaaatagattaatcgcaaaattataaataagggaTTTTTCATAACGATAAATTTGTGTTCCGGAGGGAATAATCTATTCAAACGAGACGACTCATATAATTCCGATTGAAATTCACATACAGGTAAGTACTTTTAATCGGTTAATCATATTTCGTCGTCTCGTTCTCCTTGATAATTATGTAGATATTTAAAGCTAGATTgcgattttctagaaaacagaaTTTTCTTTACATAACTTTCATTTGAACActcataattttaaatcttatttaataCCACTGCCTTAGCGAATgcagttttattaattattagttgCTTATAAAAACGAGCAAGAACTATTTAGGGGTCCCAAGTGCAATCATATTTTCGTTTTTGTGGCTTTACAcctgaaatccctttaaaaaatcgTCTCATTAAGTGATTATTATCAAGTTCTggcgaagaaattaaaaaaatagccgATCTGCAAGAATTAAAGGTACCATATctgcctttttggtttgaaaattagcaTTGAAAGAGACATTACATTTGATATATCTGCATCGAATACTGAccaattctttttgaataatattcccACCATGTGCACAAGGGTTTTTTGTACTGTTTAATTGTAGGATCAGATAATGAAGCTAAACATCACTTGTATTCCTGATTTCGGCATGCCTCTGCGCCAAAAAGCTTTACCGAAAATTATCCTGCTAACAGGCCAAGATTTCTGGCTAATGGATGTACATTCCTGAAAgcaaatgtaagaaatttaatttttagaggaAAATACAGTAGCTCTTCTATTAACAGTTCTAGGAATAAGGGGTAACAAGTCTCTGCCGGCTATAAAGGTACCACTAACACTTCTTCAGCCTTATCatcaaaatttttctcaaaactcgcaatattttgtacgttttttattgaagtttgttgcaaaaaaatCTACATCGAATATTCGAAATCTCTTTTGAATAGACTCAAATGCGTAGTGGTTTAACTCCCACTCTGTTTCTGGCGGAAGAATACGACATTCACTATCTGCAATCttactttcttttattttatttgcgacGCAAAAATCCAGAAACCTCTTCTCTTACACCACTGCCAAATTTCTCtactaattttattaagtttaggGATTTTCACGCTTCCCATACGATTTATGTACGATAAGGCAGTAGTATTATCAACGCGAAGCAAAATCTGACGAGAATGGCaagtatttgcaaaatatttgagggCATTAAAATTGGAAAACTGAATCTCGAATACAGTTATTTACGAAAAATTTCCCATTGCTCTTTGTAAAGTGAAGTATTTTTATCTTTCTACGGATTTGGTGTAAACCCGTATTTTATACATGGACAAGCTGAAATTAAAGTGCCAATACATTGTGTAAactctcaaattttaaatattgatttttatcgaaattttttcgttcaattcagaattttttttcttttttctttaggCAGTTCAACAGTTGATGTATTACTGTCAAAATTAAACcctaagaatttacatttttgagcTGGATCTAAGgagcatttttcaaagtttaatatGAATCCAGTGACACTAAAAATTCCTTTATGAATAAGACTTATACAGCACGATTTTTCAGTATTCCCAAAGAACAACATGTCATCTAAATAAATTACCGACAAAAACCCCTTGCTTCGAAAAAAATAAGCTACCGACTTGAACAATTGTGTGAATACAAATGGAGCTGTACAAATACCAAATGGGATGCAGTTAAATTCGTAAAGTTAATCGTCAAATTTAAACCGTAAATATTTCCTATAACCCTTTTcaacggaaataaaaaaataggcattctTTAAGTCTATTGAATCCAGAAAGCACATTAGTGTCAAAAgtctaataacaatttttttaaactccattTTGAAATGTTCGGTATAAATGaacgaaataaacaaatttttaatcttttagggcCGTTTGGtttatccaataaaaaatatgatgagaggaattcgtttttttttaaattttacattctgCTATGTcaccttttgaaataaaatcatctATTGAGATTAAATCTTTGTTATATTTCAAGCTTGTTAATTTGGGATTACTAGGTTGACCGCTTTGAACGACTTTTTTAATAAAGGAGATCTTATAACCttgtaaaaattcaagtatcatgCTGTCTTTTGAGAGTCCTTTCCAGacatttataaaaagatttaacctACCAGCTGTCTTACCTACACTCACTAATGGCGATAATTCTCCTTATAATTTGGTTGTGTTCTGTATTTCGGTCTCGAGTAGGGTTTCACTTAAATAAATCTCTGACTTGGCTCTTCCGTTTTTGAGCTTCCTGGTGTTGATTTTATTATATCCTTGCTCCGTTTTTCAACATCTTTCGAGCACTTAAGCGATCATGAAGATCATCTATAAATAGGAGATTACCAATGGGAAGATCTACTGTAAAATCTTTTATCATTCTATTCACATTTGGCGTAATGAACGACCGTCTtgtcattgaaatattataatgaaTATCCGACAGAATTCTTGCTGCATCGCTTGGTAAAGCAAACTTGGATTACTTTCTCTCCCATCGTTAAATATGGTCGAGAACGCCATTCCGATAGCGTGAATTGCAGATCCAAATTTATTTTGGGCTGTTGTCTGGTaactattctttttattaacaatatctAGCATGGTAGACTTAATTGTCCGATTCAAATCTggagatttaaaaactgaaaaattatcagGTATATTTggtactttttttaatgtttccttcAGAAGCTCAGCGGCCAaacccttttttaaatcaaagtccACATTTCggtcaaaatattatgaaaatttcctcAGAATTGTTGTGTTTAGATACACCTTcaccaagaatttttaaagtatcgATACTGAACTGAAAGTTGCAAAGTTTATCAAAGGAGCCAGAATTCTCCGAGCCCTCTTCTGAGTCTGAATACCTATCCTGCAAGCTTATTGACGAACTTCTGtccgaataataaatttctgtttttgaaatattgcaaacattttttatatgaaaccTAGAATATGAATGATAAAAAGTAATATTGTCTATGGCATGACCGTAGCAGCAGAAAAGAggttatgtttcaaaaaatttgagctgtgtttgttcagaaatttaaaccaaagtaaaaaatttataatgtttctaCTTGCCTACATTGCCTATTTTGCACTCAAAATAGGCAAAtagaaacattataaatatttactaCGGTTTAAAGTTATGATCTAACGCAGCTCAAATTTTTGTAACATAACCTCTCTTGCACTGCTACTGTCATGCCATATACAATATTGCTTTTtatcattcattttattggttaacttgtattaaaatcatataaaaaatgtttgtaatatttcaaaaacatgtagtactcCACATTTCCGTCGATTgcatttcgatttaaaaagaaaaagaattgtgACGATTAAAATGAGCTCTACTGAAAAAAGGGAAAATCGAGTTACTTTGTTAGAGGATTTAGAATTGACTCGCGCGAGATAGGTGTTTTTTATTAGAACCCATCAATTTATCCGCATCCATATTTCCTCTCGTTGTACCTTGATGCTAGCAATGACGGTCACTGCTATCTATTCCCTATCGATGTATATATGTTTTTTTCTACCagaagacattttatttttaagagattgATTTCCAATTGGGGAGTAACTTCTGTAAGAATTAGCCGAATTCGATCTAatttaaaagaaccctataaattcctaaaatataatttacaatgtTAATTCAAGTTCCCCATTTTAAACTTCTAATTCAGACGTAATTTGTTGTATCAAATTAAGGTAAGTGATTATTgacgaaataataattatgcaagCAAATAAATTATATACTCTCGAATATCTGCAAGGTATAATTAGTCCTCACAGCCACAATCACTATCTGTTTAAAGATCTTTAAGGTACCTACCACAATACCCAGATAACAGGTACACTTTAGGACTTGCCTTTAcactttcattttaagaattctaTTAAGATAACCTAGTCCGTTATCGTAGTACAATTGCTAAATGATAAAGataacttgcaaaaaaaaattctttttttttttgttataatatttcattattatttaaattaaacgatttagCAAAAATAAGAATAGGATATTGAATATCTGAATCGCTCaataataaaaactgtttaaattaaaatccctaTTTCGACAACTGCTATGAGGAATGAGCGTGCGACTCGACGCGTGCAAATTCCTGCCTGTTTAGCCCTCGTAATTAGTGTCCCAATTATAAAGTTGCAAGCTAGcgcaaaacttaaaacttaaaaacttaaaggAATGAATAACCTATAATTCTATATAAtcggtataaaaatattttttgtttgtcttgATACAGCGCCTTTTAAAGTTAAGGTGTATATTAGGAGTTGAGAGCGAGTtctcaaattcttgaaatttgaagccTAAAAAACTGCctaaaataataacatatttttatcatttttgtactttcatgaacttcaaatagtttttaatagattGTCACCAATgctacataaaaaaaattcatttttttagttttgatcacCTTTTCGTACCATCTGAACCACTGTGCACCGTCTCCTGACCTCACTTTTTGGAAGTTTtctttttacatacatttctGAACTTGTAGAATCACTTTTCGAATgctctctttttctccatctatCAAATTCAGAAGTCTTTCTTCTCGAACGactaattattaacaaacaaattaaaacttaGGTAAATGTCACACTCAAGAACGGACACGAACAAAGTTACTTTGTTCTCAGATCGTGCAGAAAAAATGAATGACGTAATGCCGCGGGACGTCACCGGTAGAAGGAAGACGCCATGctggtaattttttgaattaaaaaatgctttaaaatttgtgATCAGGTAGAACAGGAGAACTGGTACTATATAATGAACTACGAGAACGAGACGacga includes:
- the LOC117173382 gene encoding uncharacterized protein LOC117173382; the encoded protein is MKNSKMEISISLLSPFIIWNLGLVWVETFIEPISSVVRQNYNLTYDELHQKCVKKGFYKSNEIYNIILKTNEVLNEVSKYIVKEARKNSTDTEVNWSELIDEICLQDPTIRDNSKSVIDKVQECLDEKDQLSEEKKEEVEENLPKIICENVKVLAQSQYTAEEPGKSPENKRK